The region GCGAGCGCGTGCCCGGCGTGACGTTGCGCTGCTGGCGCGAGGCGGACGTGCGCGCGCCCTGCGCGGCGGGACCCACGCCACTCAGGGACGAGTTGGAGCGCGAGTCCAGGTCCGCGTCCTCGGCCAGCTGGTCCAGCTTCGCCGGGTCCGTCTCCGTGGAGATGCGCTCGTTGTACAGCTCGCGCAGGTACGCGGACAGGTGCGCGCTGCTCGTGGGCAGCCGCAGGTTGAGCGCGTAGTCCTCCAGCGCCAGCCGGAAGGCGCCGCAGTCCGGGTAGCGCTCCTCGGGCGTGGGCGCCAGGGCCTTGAGCACCACCTCGTCCAGGCCGGGCGGCAGCTTGGGGTTCAACTGCGAGGGCCGGGGCACCTGGCAGTCCTTCACCAGCCGCAGCGTCATCAGGTCCGAGTCGCCCTTGAACAGCCGCTTGCCGGTGAGCATCTCCCACATCACCACGCCCAGGGCGAACAGGTCCGAGCGCGCGTCGATGGCCAGGCCGCTCGCCTGTTCCGGGGACATGTAGGGGTATTTCCCCTTCAGCACACCCGTGGCGGTGTTGGCGCTGCTGGTGGCCGCCTTGGCCACACCGAAGTCGATGACCTTCACCCCACCGTCGAAGCCGACGAGGATGTTCTGCGGTGACACGTCGCGGTGCACCAGCCGCATCGGCCGGCCCTGCGGGTCCCGGGCCTGGTGCGCGTAGTGCAGCCCCGCCGCCGCGTCCGCGATGATGCGCAGGATGAGCCCCACCGACAGGGGCTTGCCCTGGGTCCGCGAGAACTTCTCCAGCCGCCGCACGTCGTCGCCCTGGACGTACTCCATGGCGAGACAGTGACGCCCTTCAATCTGCGTCAGGTCGAGGATGGTGATGAGGTTGGGGTGGGTGAGACGGGCCACCAGCCCGGCCTCGTCCAGGAACATGGACAAGAACTCATCGTCCTCCGCCAGGTGCGGGAGGATGAGCTTGAGGACCACCAGCCGCTCGAATCCCGTGCCGTGCTCGCGGGCCAGGAACACCTGGCCCATTCCGCCCGACGCAATCTTCCGCAGCAACTCGTACTTACCGAATGGCACCGCCATGATGTGGTCGGGAGGATATCTCCCTTTCTCACCGTGCGGGAAATGGCCAGTCGTCTGTCACCCCACATTGACGTGACGAGGTGAAGGTCTGGGTGGGTCTCATGCCTTCATCCGGTAGCCCGAACGGAGCACGAAGTAAACCGCCGCGGTGGCCACCAGCGCGACGCCCGCGAGGATTCCGGCGCCCAGCGCGGGGGAGAACATGCTCTTGCCGAGCATGCCGTAGCGCAGCCCCTCCACCATGTAGACCATGGGGTTGAAGAG is a window of Myxococcus guangdongensis DNA encoding:
- a CDS encoding serine/threonine protein kinase — translated: MAVPFGKYELLRKIASGGMGQVFLAREHGTGFERLVVLKLILPHLAEDDEFLSMFLDEAGLVARLTHPNLITILDLTQIEGRHCLAMEYVQGDDVRRLEKFSRTQGKPLSVGLILRIIADAAAGLHYAHQARDPQGRPMRLVHRDVSPQNILVGFDGGVKVIDFGVAKAATSSANTATGVLKGKYPYMSPEQASGLAIDARSDLFALGVVMWEMLTGKRLFKGDSDLMTLRLVKDCQVPRPSQLNPKLPPGLDEVVLKALAPTPEERYPDCGAFRLALEDYALNLRLPTSSAHLSAYLRELYNERISTETDPAKLDQLAEDADLDSRSNSSLSGVGPAAQGARTSASRQQRNVTPGTRSRQAVAAAVGGPVVQDRTRGTSPMERVVEPRRVPWVPVIAVSAALLVASVAIVFLRGPAGVTPPPEKPPVQAVVVEPEKPAAQPTQPPPVEETTKELPVITEPPGATVSIAGEERGVTPMKLALEKGAPIVSVTLALAGYEPVTREVSAADGELRLELRRQGGKSPGTSSTPKRPPGGTPSGNLGIKTGR